From Carassius gibelio isolate Cgi1373 ecotype wild population from Czech Republic chromosome B21, carGib1.2-hapl.c, whole genome shotgun sequence, the proteins below share one genomic window:
- the LOC127986299 gene encoding protein zer-1 homolog, which produces MASKAGDDPDSLMSLCTVFCLKNLRRTMCCSEGEQNRLQLRPDVFLPGEICDRLVNVYMDLVHTDSDFEPQDGFFQLFSDPRSTRLTRLQLREDLVLDRDLEAIRKQDLMELQLSYCSRLTSRGLRTLSSFRHSLRSLSLFGCSRVFFRKSGAPLGAGEDQDEDQEERLQQHTVDLDFSFQGFERLRVLNLAGLPAELDVETLLRPLTSLTSLDLSAVHLPRPVFLTHWKDRLASLVLYNVELTEDLIHTLLQMSRLRHLDISRENQRTSKFKMTRKILSSIVQSLVNLVSLDISGHIMLDNCTVPAFEDAVGRPSIEPCKSSIYPLQELKRPLQFLGLYNTTLCNVTHIPAHKVTGSKNEDQILNAIEAYTEQRPELAHRAINQLFDIARIQHCSQLLRALQLVITALKTHKYDKSIQVTGSAALFYLTNTEYRSEQSVRLRRQVIQVVLNGMEQYQEVTVQRNCCLTLCNFSIPEELEFQYHRVNLLLLKILEPARQDESIQRIAVHLCNALVCQVDNDHKEAVGKMGFVKTMLNLIQKKLQDRMCDQVMEFSWSALWNITDETPDNCQMFLECNGMNLFLECLKEFPDKQELHRNMLGLLGNVAEVKALRPQLLTHQFITVFSELLDSKADGIEVSYNACGVLAHIMFDGSDVWTMEEPSRSHVMDKMWAAIQSWDVSSRRNINYRSFEPILRLLPQSCAPVSQHWATWALYNLVSVYPSKYCPLLIKEGGVILLQKVLELESSHHETKDMARKVMEQCENFQEDPMDTSR; this is translated from the exons ATGGCCAGTAAAGCGGGAGACGACCCGGACAGCCTGATGTCTCTGTGCACCGTCTTCTGCCTGAAGAACCTGCGGAGAACCATGTGCTGCAGTGAAGGAGAGCAGAACCGGCTCCAGCTGCGGCCGGACGTGTTCCTGCCCGGCGAGATCTGTGACCGGCTGGTGAACGT GTACATGGATCTGGTCCACACTGACAGTGACTTCGAGCCGCAGGACGGCTTCTTCCAGCTCTTCAGTGACCCGCGCAGCACCAGACTGACCCGCCTGCAGCTGAGAGAGGATCTGGTGCTGGACAGAGACCTGGAGGCCATCAGGAAACAG GATCTGATGGAGCTTCAGCTCAGTTACTGCAGTCGTCTGACGTCTCGAGGCCTGCGGACGCTCTCCAGCTTCAGACACTCGCTGCGGTCTCTCAGTCTGTTCGGCTGCTCCAGAGTGTTCTTCAGGAAGAGCGGTGCTCCGCTGGGGGCCGGAGAGGACCAGGATGAGGATCAGGAGGAGCGTCTGCAGCAGCACACTGTGGATCTGGACTTCAGCTTCCAG GGCTTCGAGCGTCTGCGTGTGCTGAATCTGGCCGGTCTGCCGGCGGAGCTGGACGTGGAGACCCTGCTGCGGCCGCTGACCTCTCTGACCTCTCTGGACCTGTCTGCTGTCCATCTGCCCCGGCCGGTCTTCCTCACGCACTGGAAGGACAGACTGGCGTCGCTGGTGCTGTATAACGTGGAGCTGACGGAGGATCTGATCCACACACTGCTGCAGATGAGCCGACTCAG ACATCTGGATATCTCTCGAGAGAATCAGAGAACGTCTAAATTCAAGATGACCAGGAAGATCTTGAGCAGTATCGTTCAGAGTCTGGTCAATCTGGTGTCTCTGGACATCTCTGGACACATCATGCTGGATAACTGCACGGTGCCGGCGTTTGAGGACGCTGTGGGCCGGCCGag caTAGAGCCGTGTAAGAGCAGCATTTACCCGCTTCAGGAGCTGAAGAGACCGCTGCAGTTCTTAGGACTGTACAACACAACACTCTGCAACGTCACACACATCCCTGCACATAag gtcacCGGCTCCAAGAACGAGGATCAGATCCTGAACGCTATCGAGGCGTACACAGAACAGCGACCCGAGCTCGCCCATCGAGCCATTAACCAGCTGTTCGACATCGCCCGGATCCAGCACTGCAGCCAGCTGCTGCGAGCACtgcag ctggtgATCACAGCGCTGAAGACTCATAAATATGACAAGAGCATTCAGGTGACGGGCAGCGCCGCTCTGTTTTACCTCACCAACACCGAGTACCGCAGTGAGCAGAGCGTGCGTCTGCGCAGACAGGTCATACAGGTGGTGCTCAACGGCATGGAGCAGTACCAGGAGGTGACG gtccaGAGGAACTGCTGTCTGACGCTCTGTAACTTCAGTATTCCTGAGGAGCTGGAGTTCCAGTATCACAGAGTCAATCTGCTTCTGCTGAAGATCCTGGAGCCGGCGCGTCAGGACGAGTCCATCCAGCGCATCGCCGTGCATCTGTGTAACGCTCTCGTCTGTCAGGTCGACAACGACCACAAAGAAGCCGTCGGCAAGATGGGATTCGTCAAG ACGATGCTGAATCTGATCCAGAAGAAGCTGCAGGACAGAATG tgtgatCAGGTGATGGAGTTCTCGTGGAGTGCGCTCTGGAACATCACAGACGAGACGCCTGATAACTGTCAGATGTTCCTGGAGTGTAACGGCATGAATCTCTTCCTGGAGTGTCTGAAG GAGTTTCCTGATAAGCAGGAGCTGCACCGTAACATGCTGGGGCTGCTGGGTAATGTGGCTGAGGTGAAGGCGCTGAGGCCGCAGCTGCTGACCCATCAGTTCATCACAGTGTTCAG TGAGCTGCTGGACAGTAAAGCGGACGGCATCGAGGTGTCTTATAACGCCTGTGGAGTCCTGGCACACATCATGTTCGACGGGTCAGACGTCTGGACCATGGAGGAGCCCAGCAGGTCACATGTCATGGACAAGATGTGGGCAGCCATCCAGAGCTGGGACGTCAGCTCGCGACGCAACATCAACTACAG GTCGTTCGAGCCCATCCTGCGTCTGCTCCCTCAGAGCTGTGCTCCGGTCAGTCAGCACTGGGCCACCTGGGCGCTCTATAACCTGGTGTCTGTGTACC cgaGTAAATACTGCCCTCTGTTGATAAAGGAAGGCGGCGTCATTCTGCTGCAGAAAGTTCTAGAGCTGGAGTCCTCTCATCATGAGACCAAAGACATGGCAcg taaggTGATGGAGCAGTGTGAGAACTTCCAGGAGGATCCGATGGACACCAGCAGGTAA